One window from the genome of Hoplias malabaricus isolate fHopMal1 chromosome X2, fHopMal1.hap1, whole genome shotgun sequence encodes:
- the LOC136677271 gene encoding piggyBac transposable element-derived protein 4-like: MAHSRLTAAEALLHIQESFASESEEDFSSSDESGEDSDEERLYFEKRIDPKEDFCEGNVENTPSPGKRKRRRPSLQPPTCRGGAHGPSTSALNVENTPPPGKRQPRRPSLQPPTCRAGAHGPSTSALNVENIPPPCKRQRRRPSLQPQTCRAETHGPSTSALVQPPSWENEVVEDVCPPPLRFLPAREPGVQLRKGDCYTPLSLFKLFFPKDAVEVLCRNTNKQAAKNIARGAKYRWLDVDVAEFYKYIGLIIYMSMVNLKHISDFWRKSNIFSIHFPSTVMSRDRYRSISWNVHMSDPDEDRLNDAKRGTSEHDRLFRCKPLMNTVQNACKSFYHPHRNLAVDERMVPCRGHNSMTQYMKDKPTKWGFKLFVLADSSNGYTVDFSVYTGKNNFPTGQGLSYDSVMSLVDKSFLGSGYHVYMDNFYTSPKLFKDLYACKFGACGTYRESRKDCPRTTVNALTKKSPRGTFRWIRDGPLLFVKWMDTREVAICSTIHTVFKGDTVQRRVKSKLGIWTTEFFPCPTPLIEYNKFMGGVDLSDQLIQYYTTQHKTLKWYRKLFLHFLDIAATNAYILHKQLMQQDSLTHKAFMEELVEQLCGMENEPPAKPASGHHLPIPGSDVTSQSMKATAGRKTCAYCRKHREKQTKTPWKCEQCDVYLCMQPDRNCFRDWHLLLN; this comes from the exons atggCGCACTCACGGTTAACAGCTGCGGAGGCACTTCTACACATCCAGGAGAGCTTTGCTTCGGAGAGTGAagaggatttcagctcatctgacgaaagcggggaggacagtgacgaagaaagaCTTTATTTTGAGAAGCGGATTGATCCCAAGGAGGATTTTTGTGaagg aaatgtggaaaatactccatCTCCAGGCAAAAGAAAACGCCGTCGGCccagtctgcaaccaccaacaTGTAGGGGAGGAgcacatggtccttccacatctgcact aaatgtggaaaatactccacctccagGCAAAAGACAACCCCGTCGGCccagtctgcaaccaccaacaTGTAGGGCAGGAgcacatggtccttccacatctgcact aaatgtggaaaatattccACCTCCATGCAAAAGACAACGCCGTCGGCCCAGTCTGCAACCACAAACATGTAGGGCGgaaacacatggtccttccacatctgcact tgtacaGCCACCATCATGGGAAAATGAAGTAGTTGAGGATGTCTGTCCACCACCACTGCGCTTTCTTCCTGCAAGGGAGCCTGGTGTTCAACTGAGGAAAGGGGACTGCTACACACCCCTATCCCTCTTCAAGTTGTTCTTTCCAAAGGATGCTGTGGAAGTCCTCTGCCGGAACACAAACAAGCAAGCTGCAAAGAATATTGCAAGAGGTGCAAAATACAGATGGCTGGACGTTGACGTTGCTGAATTTTACAAGTACATTGGACTCATAATCTACATGTCCATGGTCAATTTGAAGCACATCTCTGACTTCTGGCGTAAAAGCAATATCTTCTCCATCCATTTCCCATCAACAGTGATGTCAAGGGACAGGTACCGGTCAATATCCTGGAACGTACACATGAGTGATCCAGATGAGGACAGACTAAATGATGCCAAGAGGGGAACATCAGAGCATGACAGACTGTTCCGTTGCAAACCTCTGATGAACACAGTACAGAATGCCTGTAAGTCATTCTACCATCCACACAGGAATCTTGCTGTGGATGAACGCATGGTGCCTTGCAGAGGACACAACAGCATGACACAGTACATGAAGGACAAACCTACAAAGTGGGGTTTCAAGTTGTTTGTTCTTGCAGACTCCAGCAATGGTTACACTGTGGACTTCTCTGTGTACACTGGAAAGAACAACTTCCCCACTGGCCAGGGACTCTCTTATGACTCTGTCATGTCCTTGGTTGACAAGAGTTTTTTGGGGTCTGGGTACCATGTGTACATGGATAATTTCTATACAAGCCCAAAGCTTTTTAAAGACTTGTATGCCTGTAAGTTTGGTGCTTGTGGAACATACAGAGAGTCCAGGAAAGACTGCCCTCGTACTACTGTCAATGCCCTAACAAAGAAGTCACCAAGAGGAACTTTCCGCTGGATAAGAGATGGTCCTCTTCTCTTTGTGAAGTGGATGGACACGCGAGAGGTAGCAATTTGCTCTACCATCCACACAGTTTTCAAAGGGGATACAGTTCAAAGGAGAGTAAAATCCAAACTGGGAATCTGGACCACAGAGTTCTTTCCATGCCCAACACCATTGATTGAATACAACAAGTTCATGGGAGGTGTGGATTTGTCAGACCAGCTGATCCAGtattacacaactcagcacaaaactttgaagtggtacagaaaactgtttcttcacttcttggacattgctgctaccaatgcctacattctccacaaacAACTTATGCAgcaggacagcctgacccacaaggcattcatggaagagcttgttgaacagctgtgtggtatggAAAATGAGCCCCCTGCAAAACCAGCCAGTGGTCATCATTTGCC